The sequence CCAGAACAGGGAGTGGCAGAGACAGCTCAAGATGGCCCTCAAAATGGGGGTCAGGATTGAACAGCAGGCTCTCGCCAACAAGTCCCTCGAGTTCGTCGCCAAGGAGTACCTGCCCGAAAAGATAAACAACGGTGATTTGCTACCATGACAACGACGGAGGAGCTCGTAGCCCGGGTCAATAAAATACTCGACGACATAGGCATAGACCTGGGCGAGCTCTTCGAAAACTTTGAACCGGCGAGGTTAGCCTATACTCTAACCCGGAATGTCTCCCTTCTTTCCGACCTTCAGGACGAACTTGAGAGGCGCGTTGGGGAAACGGCTCCTTCGGTTCGCTTCATGGACAAGAAGAGCAGGGATCCCCACCTTCAGTGGATTTACAGGAAGAAGCACAACAGGGCCCTGGCCTTGGAGAGGCTCCGCTCTGCTATAACGGCCCACAAGATGGCCCTGGCGTTGTTATCGGCCAACTACGCCTTCAAGCTCGGCAGAAAGGAAATAACGGTCGATGGTATAACCCGGGAGAACCTGGGAAAGGTCAAGGCCGTTGAAAAGCCCGTGAAACTCGGCAGGCTTGAAATTCTTCCCCATTTGGCCTACTCCGGTGACGTTCTCAGGCTTCTTGCCAAGGAGAGCATCGAGGTCAGGGAGACGTTCAAGTTCATAAAGGGGAAGCTCCGCGAGAAGGGAACCGTAAGGACGAAGAGCATAAGGATTGAGGTCGAGTACTTCGAGAACAACAGGCTCAAGAAGGCCAGGCTGGACCTTCCAGCTGAGGCCGACATCGAGATGGAGCTCAGAAAACGCTACGGAAAGAGGTTCCGCTGGAGGGTTCTTACCTTTGTGAAGACCCGGGGGGTTCTGATAAACAACCACTACACCGTTGACAACCTGGCTTTGGCTTACGCTTCCCTCGACCCGGAGAACGGGGCGGAAAAGCTCGGCCTCGACATATTCCGCTACTACTTCCTGACTTCATCAACCGAAAGGGAAACCCTAGGAATCTTCCCGGGGATAAAGCTCTGCGTTGACTGCCACTACTCCATACTGGACTTACCTTTCAGGCACGAGGAGAACTTCAAAACCGGGCAGGGGAGCATGTACGTCATAAGGAAGTGCGAGATGGAGGAGCAGTTAACCGGTAAAAGAAAGGACCTGAGCGGTGTTCCCAACTACCTCCTCGGGGGAGTCCTGCTCTACGGCATGAGCGATTACGACGAGGGGAAGGTTGCCAGGATACTCGGAATCGATGAGACGGAACTGAGGGAGGCGATTAAGAAGTTCGTAATCTCGGGCCTCCACAGGGTTCTGTTCAGTGAGAACGAAGTTAAGAAGTTCGATAAGTTTATGCCGAAGAGTGACAAAGCTAAGAGGTTCCTCGACCTCCTCCAGGGGTGAGGGGATGAAGGTCAGAGTAAGCGCCAAAACCTACGACGAGCTCTTGAGAAAGCTCTCCGCGCTGGACGAGAACGTTACTGAGGTCTACGTTAGCCTTAGACCAACCAAGGAAGTGGTTGTCAAAATCCTTGAGAACGCGCCCAACGTAAGGAGAATAAGCTGTCCGCCGAGCCTTTACCCGAAGGTTTCCAAGAGGGTCATCTACGCTTTAAACCAGCTCGGGATAGAGCTAGTCCCGGAGAAAAGACCCCGCGGAAGGCCGAGGAAGTACGACGAAAAAACCGTGAAGCTCGTCCAAGAGATGGCGGAAAAAGGCGTTCCCATGAAGGAAATCAGCGAGCGCCTCGGGATTCCCCTGAGGACGGTCTACTACATGGTGAACGAACTCCGGGCTTAACTTTAAAAGACCTTTTCTCAAGGCAAGCCCGGGTGAGAGAAGTGATTGAGACCCAGGAGGAAGTTCCGGAGATTAGAGAGCCCCTCAGGCGGGTCGGAATAACGAACTTGAGGAGCGTTGCAAAGATAAACTGGAAGGGCAGGGTTTACACGTTCCTCCCGCTCTTCGAGGTCACGATAGACGTTCCGGCCGAGAAGAAGGGTATCCATATGAGCCGTCTCGTTGAGAGCATAACCGAGGCAATGAGCGAGGCCGTCGAGGAGGAAGTTATGGAGGCGCACACTTCGCTCGAGGAACTTGGGAGGGCTATAATTAAACGACTTGAGGGGAAGCACCCGCACAGACGCGCTGAGGTCTGGATTAAAACACACCTCATAATACCCAGAAAAACCCCTGCGAGCGGAAAGACCAGCTATGAGCCCTATGACGTCGAGGTTGGTGTCATCAAGAACGAGGACGGGACCTTTGAGAAGGTTCTCCGCGTCAGGGTTATAGGTAACACCGCCTGTCCCCACGCGATGGCCAACAACAATGGGAAGACCCACATACAGAGGGCCATTGGCGAGCTGGAGGTTAGGACAGACTTCGATGAGGAGATAGCCCTCGAGGACATGATTGATGTCGTT is a genomic window of Thermococcus sp. containing:
- a CDS encoding DUF530 family protein, which gives rise to MTTTEELVARVNKILDDIGIDLGELFENFEPARLAYTLTRNVSLLSDLQDELERRVGETAPSVRFMDKKSRDPHLQWIYRKKHNRALALERLRSAITAHKMALALLSANYAFKLGRKEITVDGITRENLGKVKAVEKPVKLGRLEILPHLAYSGDVLRLLAKESIEVRETFKFIKGKLREKGTVRTKSIRIEVEYFENNRLKKARLDLPAEADIEMELRKRYGKRFRWRVLTFVKTRGVLINNHYTVDNLALAYASLDPENGAEKLGLDIFRYYFLTSSTERETLGIFPGIKLCVDCHYSILDLPFRHEENFKTGQGSMYVIRKCEMEEQLTGKRKDLSGVPNYLLGGVLLYGMSDYDEGKVARILGIDETELREAIKKFVISGLHRVLFSENEVKKFDKFMPKSDKAKRFLDLLQG
- a CDS encoding DUF1699 family protein, which encodes MKVRVSAKTYDELLRKLSALDENVTEVYVSLRPTKEVVVKILENAPNVRRISCPPSLYPKVSKRVIYALNQLGIELVPEKRPRGRPRKYDEKTVKLVQEMAEKGVPMKEISERLGIPLRTVYYMVNELRA
- a CDS encoding GTP cyclohydrolase IV; this translates as MIETQEEVPEIREPLRRVGITNLRSVAKINWKGRVYTFLPLFEVTIDVPAEKKGIHMSRLVESITEAMSEAVEEEVMEAHTSLEELGRAIIKRLEGKHPHRRAEVWIKTHLIIPRKTPASGKTSYEPYDVEVGVIKNEDGTFEKVLRVRVIGNTACPHAMANNNGKTHIQRAIGELEVRTDFDEEIALEDMIDVVESSFSHPTYTLLKTVDENAVVQGMFANPKFVEDVAREIFVKAREKFRGKIHVRVISNESIHKHDVIAETWS